In Treponema primitia ZAS-2, a genomic segment contains:
- a CDS encoding complex I 24 kDa subunit family protein, translated as MSECSCGHGEEVNVEFPKELVSFINEWKVKQGSLIMILHKTQESFGFIPRAAAEQIALMTGIPLARIYGVITFYHFFKTTKPGKNKVSVCLGTACYLKGGGDLIEEARSVLNIKPDEVTEDGLFSVEEVRCVGCCGLAPVMTVGGETYGKLTKKQLPEIFEKYKARG; from the coding sequence ATGTCTGAATGTAGTTGTGGACACGGGGAAGAGGTAAATGTGGAGTTTCCCAAGGAACTGGTATCATTTATCAATGAGTGGAAGGTTAAACAGGGTAGTTTAATCATGATTTTGCACAAAACTCAGGAGTCCTTCGGGTTTATTCCAAGGGCTGCTGCTGAGCAAATCGCACTTATGACCGGGATTCCCCTGGCGCGGATTTATGGAGTGATAACCTTTTACCACTTCTTTAAAACGACCAAGCCCGGAAAAAACAAGGTGTCCGTATGCCTGGGCACGGCCTGCTACCTGAAAGGCGGCGGGGATCTTATTGAAGAAGCACGCAGTGTTCTTAATATAAAGCCGGATGAGGTGACTGAAGACGGCCTTTTCAGCGTAGAAGAAGTACGCTGTGTAGGTTGCTGCGGCCTCGCCCCGGTTATGACCGTTGGTGGTGAAACCTACGGTAAGTTAACTAAAAAACAGCTCCCTGAAATTTTCGAAAAATACAAGGCCAGAGGATAG
- the nuoF gene encoding NADH-quinone oxidoreductase subunit NuoF, with amino-acid sequence MSKLNTDALNKLRDGASGEFRNKKGYTHYILTCGGTACQSNKGVEIYEGLIAEAKKQGVGDKVQVIKTGCFGFCERGPIVKVLPDNSFYVDVKPEDAEEIISSQVKGGKEVDRLFYKNPDGSPVQKAAAHGDLPPIGFYQKQQRVVLRNCGIINPEVIEEYIANQGYIALQKSLFEWKPDDIINELKTSGLRGRGGAGFPTWMKWDATKKVANDIKYVVCNADEGDPGAYMDRSTIEGDPHSVIEAMTICGRAIGASQGFVYIRAEYPLAVHRLELALAQAKDYGLLGNDILGSGFNFDIEIRLGAGAFVCGEETALLRSLEGGRGMPTPKPPFPAVAGLWGKPTCINNVETLANIPAILVRGGAWFASMGTEKSKGTKVFALTGKINNSGLVEVPMGTTLREIIFEIGGGIKNGKKFKGVQTGGPSGGILTEKVLDTPIDYESLTQMGSMMGSGGMIVMDEDDCVVDVARFYMDFCVDESCGKCSPCRIGTTQILKILEKITHGNGDEADLIKLETIGKAMQKASLCALGGTAANPTLSTIRNFREEYMEHIHDHKCRAGKCKSLLSFTILEDKCKGCGMCAKNCPAACITGEKKKPYTIDQSKCVKCGECFKNCKFDAVVRA; translated from the coding sequence ATGTCAAAACTTAATACAGATGCTCTGAACAAACTGCGGGATGGCGCCAGCGGCGAGTTTCGCAATAAAAAGGGCTATACCCATTACATACTGACCTGCGGCGGTACTGCCTGTCAGTCAAACAAGGGTGTAGAAATATATGAAGGCCTGATAGCGGAAGCAAAGAAACAGGGCGTGGGCGATAAGGTCCAGGTGATCAAGACCGGCTGTTTCGGGTTCTGCGAAAGGGGTCCTATCGTAAAGGTGCTTCCTGACAACTCCTTCTATGTGGACGTTAAACCGGAAGACGCTGAGGAGATCATTTCCAGCCAGGTGAAGGGCGGCAAGGAAGTGGATCGGCTTTTTTACAAAAACCCCGACGGTTCTCCGGTACAAAAGGCTGCGGCCCACGGCGACCTCCCTCCCATCGGCTTTTATCAGAAACAGCAGCGGGTGGTGCTTCGCAATTGCGGGATCATCAACCCCGAGGTGATCGAAGAGTACATTGCAAATCAAGGGTATATAGCCCTTCAAAAGTCCCTTTTTGAATGGAAACCCGATGATATCATCAACGAATTAAAGACTTCCGGCTTACGGGGCCGGGGCGGCGCGGGCTTCCCCACCTGGATGAAGTGGGACGCAACAAAAAAAGTTGCCAACGACATAAAATATGTGGTTTGTAACGCCGATGAAGGCGATCCGGGCGCATACATGGACCGTTCAACCATAGAAGGGGACCCCCACTCGGTAATCGAAGCCATGACAATCTGCGGCAGGGCTATAGGTGCTTCCCAGGGCTTTGTCTATATCCGGGCAGAATACCCCCTGGCGGTTCACCGCCTGGAACTCGCCCTGGCCCAGGCAAAAGACTATGGCCTCTTGGGCAATGACATCCTGGGTTCGGGTTTTAACTTTGATATCGAAATCCGTCTGGGCGCTGGCGCATTTGTCTGCGGCGAAGAAACAGCGTTACTGCGCTCCCTGGAAGGCGGGCGTGGTATGCCCACACCGAAACCTCCCTTCCCGGCGGTTGCGGGGCTCTGGGGGAAACCCACCTGTATCAACAACGTGGAGACCCTGGCTAACATCCCGGCCATCCTGGTCCGGGGCGGCGCCTGGTTTGCCTCCATGGGTACGGAAAAGTCCAAGGGTACCAAAGTATTTGCCCTGACCGGAAAGATCAACAACTCAGGGCTTGTGGAAGTTCCCATGGGAACAACCCTGCGGGAAATCATCTTTGAAATCGGCGGGGGCATCAAGAACGGCAAAAAGTTCAAGGGCGTCCAGACCGGCGGGCCTTCAGGTGGTATATTGACTGAAAAAGTCCTTGATACCCCAATCGACTACGAAAGCCTGACCCAGATGGGATCCATGATGGGTTCCGGCGGCATGATCGTAATGGACGAGGATGACTGCGTTGTTGACGTGGCCCGTTTCTACATGGACTTCTGCGTTGACGAGTCTTGTGGAAAGTGTTCGCCCTGCCGCATCGGCACCACCCAGATCCTGAAGATCCTGGAAAAAATCACCCACGGCAACGGGGATGAGGCGGACCTCATCAAGCTGGAAACCATCGGTAAAGCGATGCAAAAAGCTTCTCTCTGCGCCTTGGGCGGCACGGCGGCTAACCCGACCTTGTCCACGATCCGCAATTTCCGGGAAGAGTACATGGAACACATCCATGATCACAAATGCCGGGCAGGCAAGTGTAAGAGCCTTTTGTCCTTTACAATACTTGAAGACAAGTGTAAAGGCTGCGGTATGTGCGCGAAGAACTGTCCTGCAGCTTGTATTACCGGGGAAAAGAAGAAGCCGTATACCATCGACCAGTCAAAGTGCGTAAAGTGCGGCGAATGCTTCAAGAACTGCAAGTTCGATGCAGTGGTTAGGGCATAG
- a CDS encoding NADH-dependent [FeFe] hydrogenase, group A6, translated as MINCKINGKAVQVEDGTTILKAAEKVNIKIPTLCYSPDLPPWASCGLCIVRMEGSPKMVRACTTPVSEGMAVVTHDAELIAIRKTVLELILSNHPADCLQCPRNGSCELQTMAAEFGIREIPFAKIRNELLIDDSNPAIILNPEKCIRCGRCVKVCQEMQNVWALEFLGRGIKGSIASAAGTPLGESPCIKCGQCAAHCPVGAIYERDDTVKVWQALQDPELHTVVQIAPATRVALAEEFGLEPGTIATKKMYAALRRLGFNTVFDTNFSADLTIMEEGTELVHRLTKGGDIPLITSCCPAWVDYMEKYYTDMIPNFSTAKSPQQMMGAMIKAYWAEKAGVNPDKVCSVSVMPCTAKKWEISRNDDMKSAGHGNDVDIAITTRELARMIKQAGIKILELPDEEADSPLGPYTGAGTIFGATGGVMEAAVRSAYFLVTKKELGNVNFLPARGLEGVKEAEVDLDGTKIKIAVAHQMGNIAAVLDKIRAAKAAGQPSPWQFVEVMACRGGCVGGGGQPYGCVDEVRAKRAAGLYQDDEQSQLRCSHQNPNITKVYKEFLGEPNGHKAHELLHTTYQARDLYLK; from the coding sequence ATGATCAACTGTAAAATAAATGGAAAAGCCGTTCAGGTCGAAGATGGGACTACCATCCTCAAAGCTGCGGAAAAGGTGAATATCAAAATTCCGACCCTTTGTTATAGCCCCGACCTTCCGCCCTGGGCATCCTGCGGGCTTTGTATAGTTCGTATGGAAGGGTCCCCAAAGATGGTGCGGGCCTGTACAACCCCGGTCTCCGAAGGTATGGCGGTGGTTACCCACGATGCGGAACTTATCGCTATCAGGAAGACGGTTCTTGAGCTGATACTTTCCAATCACCCCGCCGACTGTTTGCAGTGTCCGCGTAACGGAAGCTGCGAACTTCAGACCATGGCCGCAGAATTTGGCATCCGGGAGATTCCCTTTGCCAAGATACGGAACGAGCTGCTGATAGACGATTCCAACCCGGCGATCATCCTGAACCCCGAAAAGTGTATACGCTGCGGGCGTTGTGTAAAGGTCTGTCAGGAAATGCAGAATGTCTGGGCCCTGGAATTCCTGGGGCGGGGCATAAAAGGCAGTATCGCTTCCGCCGCGGGGACGCCCCTGGGTGAAAGCCCCTGTATCAAGTGCGGCCAATGTGCGGCCCACTGCCCGGTAGGCGCCATCTACGAGCGGGACGACACAGTAAAAGTGTGGCAGGCTTTGCAGGATCCGGAACTTCACACGGTGGTACAGATTGCCCCCGCAACCCGGGTTGCCCTGGCTGAAGAATTCGGCCTTGAACCGGGGACCATCGCTACCAAGAAGATGTATGCGGCCCTGCGCAGGCTCGGCTTTAATACGGTGTTTGACACCAACTTTTCTGCGGACCTCACCATCATGGAAGAGGGCACCGAGTTGGTTCACCGCCTGACCAAGGGCGGGGACATTCCGCTCATCACGAGCTGCTGTCCCGCGTGGGTCGATTACATGGAGAAATATTACACCGATATGATTCCGAACTTCTCCACCGCAAAGTCGCCCCAGCAGATGATGGGCGCCATGATAAAGGCCTATTGGGCGGAAAAAGCCGGGGTGAACCCCGATAAGGTTTGCTCGGTTTCAGTAATGCCCTGCACGGCAAAGAAGTGGGAAATTTCCCGCAATGACGACATGAAAAGCGCCGGACACGGTAACGATGTTGACATTGCCATCACCACCCGCGAACTTGCCAGGATGATCAAACAGGCGGGGATCAAGATCCTTGAGCTTCCGGACGAAGAGGCGGACAGCCCTCTGGGTCCCTACACCGGGGCGGGCACCATTTTCGGCGCCACCGGGGGTGTTATGGAAGCGGCGGTACGGAGCGCATATTTCCTGGTTACCAAGAAAGAGCTGGGGAATGTAAACTTCTTACCCGCCCGGGGTTTGGAAGGGGTCAAAGAAGCTGAAGTTGACCTGGACGGAACAAAGATCAAGATCGCCGTGGCCCATCAGATGGGAAATATTGCGGCGGTCCTGGACAAGATCCGTGCGGCAAAAGCGGCAGGTCAGCCCAGCCCCTGGCAGTTCGTCGAAGTGATGGCTTGCAGAGGCGGTTGTGTAGGCGGCGGCGGCCAGCCCTATGGCTGTGTAGATGAAGTCCGCGCAAAACGTGCGGCGGGGCTTTATCAGGACGATGAACAGTCCCAGCTGCGCTGCTCACACCAGAACCCCAATATCACAAAGGTGTACAAGGAATTCCTGGGTGAGCCTAACGGTCACAAGGCTCACGAACTCCTGCATACCACGTATCAGGCCAGGGATCTGTATTTAAAGTAA
- a CDS encoding FKBP-type peptidyl-prolyl cis-trans isomerase: MNITKDRVISINYTLTNSQNQILDSSGSEPFSYLHGHQNIIPGLEKALDGKNQGDSFKVNVPAADAYGKRDDRLITTVSLDRFSGADSVKPGMQFHAETPDGELQMVTVTKVEGNTVTIDGNHPMAGLDLNFDVAVVDIREASEEELAHGHVHSHSHDEEDCDCDDGDCEGCHDCG, encoded by the coding sequence ATGAATATAACCAAAGATCGGGTGATTAGTATAAACTACACCCTCACCAATTCCCAGAATCAGATACTTGATTCCTCAGGCAGCGAGCCTTTTTCCTACCTTCATGGACATCAAAATATCATCCCCGGCCTGGAAAAAGCCCTGGACGGCAAAAACCAGGGTGACAGTTTCAAAGTAAACGTCCCCGCCGCCGACGCTTATGGCAAACGGGACGACCGTCTCATCACCACGGTCTCCCTGGACCGTTTCAGCGGCGCCGACTCGGTCAAACCAGGCATGCAGTTCCATGCAGAAACCCCGGACGGTGAGCTCCAGATGGTCACGGTAACCAAAGTTGAGGGCAACACGGTCACCATCGACGGCAACCACCCCATGGCCGGCCTGGACCTCAACTTCGATGTCGCTGTGGTGGATATACGGGAAGCCAGCGAAGAAGAACTGGCCCACGGCCATGTCCACTCCCACAGCCACGATGAAGAGGACTGTGACTGCGATGACGGGGACTGCGAAGGCTGCCACGACTGCGGCTAA
- a CDS encoding adenylate/guanylate cyclase domain-containing protein: MKKYLSFGVPILVTLACSLLFFTSLDNKIYDLLLRTIPSLTEDSSVLIITVDDDAIANTGVFPWPRDILADAIVFLREMGADTVAFDLNYLDRSPRRVDPDYVQNTLPAMLDNEFFHINEAAGQVLDGFSSGELRPSQAREYKEQLFDYYRSIRENVRESLSYVSRDEDEYFAQCLRFFGKSFLTLTMITRGDIQGLDQKLDLSGMNIPYLQEHIALKNISAEKDTLTGNQPGVLPSIFPLLSRAEGAGFVNAAPDGDGYYRRVHLVMKHAGVYYPHLALAALREMIGNPKIVVTNSSILLKDANIRGTIRDITIPRTRDGSVLIKWPKKPFNDYNTMSAWNLIRYNTLEKDFIRNLSVMESSGFFYYLDETASPLKAYNAANELQKLLSTEISPAEADAGNTGKDQSGHGINFEAYRAARQEYLDRAGNFLTGFYEENILADVAGNEVLEDFVKQLFAASREQFNTLLDIRKDVGRRVSGTLSVIGVNATSMTDVGLTTFQERFPNVGVYATLANMILSGEFLDNAPTFLSFIIALALSLGLGLLIRRLNDVGKSIGAGIIAIAISACPLIIFFIITKRYIGVAVPFASVTFSFLSLSAINFFSTSREKSFLRAAFSRYLAPQVVEQIISDPSKLNLGGEERKMTALFTDIRSFSSISEYLLPKDLVNLLNIYLTEMSDIILENRGTVDKYEGDAIIAFFGAPLDLKDHAALACRTAINIKKAEARLNARFLDEEATPIPSFTQMIKEGVLKLPPLFTRIGINTGDMIVGNMGTPNKMNYTIMGHAVNLAARMEGVNKQYNTGGILVTEYTRQEMDDEFVFRRLDRVRVVGVNTPIRIYELLEERSGSPEELLEWVQRWEQAMKLYETLHFYEAEKMFRTLASQRPEDMVANLYLAWSGQHLNNPPPPDWDGVINLTQK, encoded by the coding sequence GTGAAAAAGTACCTGTCCTTTGGGGTCCCCATACTGGTAACCCTTGCCTGTTCACTGCTTTTCTTCACCTCCCTGGATAACAAGATCTATGACCTTTTGCTCAGAACCATCCCCAGCCTCACCGAAGACAGCTCGGTACTTATCATAACCGTGGATGACGATGCCATCGCCAATACCGGGGTATTCCCCTGGCCCCGGGATATCCTGGCGGACGCCATCGTGTTCCTCCGGGAAATGGGCGCCGATACGGTGGCCTTCGACCTAAACTACCTGGACCGGAGCCCCCGGCGGGTGGACCCGGATTATGTGCAGAATACCTTGCCCGCCATGTTGGACAACGAATTTTTCCATATTAACGAAGCCGCCGGCCAGGTGCTGGATGGCTTTTCATCCGGGGAGCTGCGCCCTTCCCAGGCGAGAGAATATAAAGAACAGCTTTTTGACTATTACCGCTCGATCCGGGAAAATGTCCGGGAATCCCTTTCCTATGTAAGCCGGGATGAGGATGAATACTTTGCCCAATGCCTGCGGTTTTTCGGGAAATCTTTCCTGACCCTGACTATGATTACCCGGGGGGACATCCAGGGCCTGGATCAGAAACTGGACCTGAGCGGGATGAATATCCCCTATCTCCAGGAACACATCGCCCTGAAAAACATCAGCGCCGAAAAAGACACCCTCACAGGCAACCAGCCCGGGGTACTCCCCTCCATTTTCCCACTCCTGTCCCGGGCAGAAGGCGCCGGCTTTGTCAACGCCGCGCCGGATGGGGATGGGTACTACCGGCGGGTTCACCTGGTGATGAAGCACGCCGGCGTCTATTACCCACACCTCGCCCTGGCCGCCCTTCGTGAAATGATCGGCAACCCGAAAATTGTGGTGACCAATAGCTCAATACTCCTGAAGGACGCGAATATCAGGGGAACGATCAGGGATATTACCATACCCCGTACCCGGGACGGCTCGGTTTTAATCAAATGGCCCAAAAAGCCCTTTAATGACTACAATACCATGTCCGCCTGGAACCTCATCAGGTACAATACCCTTGAGAAAGACTTCATTCGGAACCTGTCTGTGATGGAATCCTCGGGCTTTTTTTATTATCTTGATGAAACAGCCAGTCCTCTGAAAGCTTATAATGCCGCCAATGAGCTTCAAAAACTCCTCTCCACGGAGATTTCCCCGGCTGAAGCCGATGCCGGAAATACCGGGAAAGATCAGAGCGGCCATGGGATCAACTTTGAAGCCTACCGGGCAGCCCGGCAGGAATACCTGGATCGGGCTGGAAATTTTTTGACCGGCTTCTATGAAGAAAATATCCTGGCCGATGTGGCCGGGAATGAGGTCCTGGAAGATTTTGTCAAACAGCTTTTTGCCGCCAGCCGGGAACAATTCAACACCCTCCTGGACATACGGAAAGATGTGGGCCGCCGGGTCTCGGGTACCCTTTCGGTGATCGGGGTAAACGCCACCTCCATGACCGATGTGGGGCTCACCACGTTCCAGGAACGGTTCCCCAATGTGGGGGTCTACGCCACCCTGGCTAACATGATACTTTCCGGCGAATTTCTGGATAACGCCCCGACATTCCTCTCCTTCATCATCGCCTTAGCTCTGTCCCTGGGCCTGGGCTTGTTAATCCGCCGGCTGAACGATGTGGGGAAGTCCATTGGCGCTGGCATAATCGCCATAGCCATAAGCGCTTGTCCCCTGATCATCTTTTTTATTATCACCAAACGCTATATTGGGGTGGCAGTACCCTTTGCCTCGGTCACCTTCAGCTTCCTGAGCCTTTCTGCAATAAACTTCTTTTCCACCTCCCGGGAAAAATCCTTCCTCCGCGCCGCTTTTTCCCGGTACCTCGCCCCCCAGGTGGTGGAGCAGATCATCTCGGATCCCTCCAAACTCAACCTTGGGGGGGAAGAACGGAAAATGACCGCCCTCTTCACGGATATCCGGAGCTTTTCCTCTATTTCGGAATACCTGCTCCCAAAAGATCTGGTTAACCTCCTCAATATTTACCTCACCGAAATGAGCGATATCATCCTGGAAAACCGGGGAACCGTGGATAAATACGAAGGGGACGCCATTATTGCCTTCTTTGGGGCGCCCCTTGATTTGAAAGACCATGCGGCCCTGGCCTGCCGAACCGCAATCAATATAAAAAAAGCCGAAGCCCGGTTAAACGCACGGTTTTTGGATGAAGAAGCTACCCCCATTCCCTCCTTTACCCAGATGATAAAAGAGGGGGTCCTCAAGCTCCCGCCCCTATTCACCCGTATAGGGATAAATACCGGGGACATGATCGTAGGGAACATGGGAACTCCCAATAAGATGAACTATACCATCATGGGCCATGCGGTAAACCTGGCTGCCCGGATGGAAGGGGTGAACAAACAGTACAATACCGGGGGTATCCTGGTCACCGAATATACCCGGCAGGAAATGGACGACGAATTTGTATTCCGGCGGCTGGATCGGGTCCGAGTAGTAGGGGTCAATACCCCTATACGGATATATGAACTCCTGGAAGAACGGTCGGGATCTCCGGAAGAACTGCTGGAATGGGTGCAACGCTGGGAACAGGCAATGAAATTATACGAAACCCTGCACTTTTATGAGGCTGAAAAAATGTTCCGGACCCTGGCAAGCCAAAGGCCGGAAGATATGGTAGCGAATTTGTATCTTGCCTGGAGCGGGCAGCACCTGAATAATCCTCCGCCCCCAGACTGGGACGGAGTGATCAATCTGACTCAGAAATGA
- a CDS encoding response regulator transcription factor, whose amino-acid sequence MIRILIVEDMTMLREALTTILSDEKDMQVVGALEHAGDALEFCRENRPDLILMDVLTDDNLVNGGSHRSLEQEESSRTQINGISATQEILAEFPDTKIVIITAFPEITFIEAAKKAGAHSFVYKNVKNDLLLQIIRGTMAGYGTFPTHIPTLATLSPKFTDREMRILRLLAQARDRRFIEQELNISEGTLKAVITGILNKTGYDSIMQYVVYAVANGLISPHG is encoded by the coding sequence ATGATACGCATACTGATTGTTGAGGACATGACCATGCTCCGGGAAGCATTGACCACAATACTTTCCGATGAGAAGGATATGCAGGTCGTCGGCGCCCTGGAACATGCCGGAGATGCCCTGGAGTTCTGCCGTGAGAACCGGCCTGACCTTATCCTTATGGATGTGCTTACCGACGACAACCTGGTAAACGGCGGTTCCCACCGGAGCCTGGAGCAGGAAGAAAGCAGCCGAACCCAAATTAACGGTATAAGCGCCACCCAGGAAATCCTAGCTGAATTCCCGGACACCAAGATCGTCATCATAACCGCCTTCCCGGAGATTACCTTTATCGAGGCCGCAAAAAAAGCCGGGGCCCATAGCTTTGTCTATAAAAACGTAAAGAACGATTTACTCTTACAGATAATCCGGGGAACCATGGCAGGATACGGCACCTTTCCCACCCATATCCCCACCCTGGCGACCCTGAGCCCGAAATTTACCGACCGGGAGATGCGGATCCTGCGCCTCCTTGCCCAAGCCCGGGATCGCCGTTTTATTGAGCAGGAACTCAACATTTCCGAAGGCACCCTCAAGGCGGTTATCACCGGCATCCTCAATAAAACCGGCTACGATAGCATCATGCAGTACGTGGTATACGCCGTGGCTAACGGGCTCATTAGTCCCCATGGATAA